CAACAAGCTGTTGAATTTGCATTATCAAAAGTTGCAGATAGTTCTATTTCTGTTATCTGCGCAGGTAGAACGGATACTGGGGTCCATGCGACTAATCAGGTGATTCATTTTGATTGTGAGAAAGAGCGAAGCATACGAGCTTGGATACATGGTGCTAATACTTTTTTACCTAAAGACATCTGTGTCAAATGGGGTAAGGAAATGCCAGAAAATTTTCATGCCCGTTATTCTGCTATTAGTCGACGGTATCGCTATGTTATTTATAATGGAGCTATACGTCCAGGGTTATTACGCAGCAATGTGACATGGCAATATCGACAATTGGATCATCGTTTGATGCACCAGGGGGGACAATATCTTCTGGGGGAAAATGATTTTACTTCATTCCGTTCCATCGAATGTCAATCTAATACACCAATGCGTAATATTCATCAATTGCAAGTTACAAGACACGGTGATTTGGTTGTTCTTGACATTACAGCAAATGCCTTTTTACATCATATGGTAAGAAATATAGTCGGTGTATTGATTGCTGTTGGCTCGGGAAAACACCCTGTGAGTTGGGTTAAAGATGTCTTGAATGCAAAGGACAGAAAATTAGGCGCAGAAACCGCACCATCATATGGTCTATATTTGGTTCAGGTTAGTTACCCTAAGGAATTTGGATTGTTGCAAAATAGTCCTGGTCCTTTGTTTCTTTGGGAGAAATAATTGAACTCATCTCGTATAAGAATCAAAATGTGTGGAATGACGCGTTCAGAAGATATTGAATATGCCATTGATTTGGGAGTTGACGCCATTGGCTTAATATTCTATCCCAAAAGTCCGCGTAATATCTCACTGGAAAAAGCCAGGATAATAGTCAATAATATACCTCCATTTGTTGATATTGTTGCAGTTTTGGTAAATCCAGAACAATCTTTTATCCAACAGATAATTAATGAAATTCCTGTACAATTATTGCAATTTCATGGTGAGGAATCTTCAGAGTTTTGCAGACAATTTAACAAACCGTATATCAAAACTATTCATCCTAAGACAACAATGCAGATCCACAATGCTGTTGATGAGTTTTTTGATGCAAGCGCTGTATTATTGGATACGCCATCAGACAAAGAGCGAGGAGGAACAGGAGTAACTTTTGACTGGAATATAATTCCTGAAAATTTATCCAAGCCTTATATTTTGGCAGGTGGTTTGAATGAATCTAACATTTTAGAGGCAATAACCACATGTCATCCTTATGCAGTAGATGTATGCAGTAGTATAGAAGCTTTACCTGGAGTAAAAGATCATTTGAAAATGAGCCGATTTATAAAGGCAATATGGGGATAGTATGAGTAAAAAAGAGCTTCCAGATGAGTTTGGCCATTTTGGCCCCTATGGTGGTATGTTTGTAGCCGATACATTAGTTCATGCTTTAAAGCAATTAGAGCATGCCTATAACAAATATCGTAACGATCCGGATTTTCTGGCTGAATTACATACGGAATTAAAAGATTATGTGGGGCGGCCTAATCCTCTGTACCATGCAGTACACTTAAGTAAAAAGATAGGTGGCGCACAAATTTATCTCAAACGTGAAGATTTAAATCATACGGGTGCTCATAAAATAAACAATACTATTGGACAAGCTTTACTTGCCAAGCGTATGGGTAAAACTCGAGTGATCGCAGAAACGGGCGCTGGTCAACATGGTGTTGCCACTGCTACAGTTGCTGCTAAATTTGGGTTTCAATGCGTTGTGTACATGGGATCTGAGGATATCAAGCGGCAATCCAGTAATGTGTATAGAATGAAATTGTTAGGCGCTGAAGTGGTGCCTGTCACCTCAGGATCAAAGACTTTGAAAGATGCTTTAAATGAAGCATTGAGAGATTGGGTGAGCCATGTCGATGACACTTTTTATATTATAGGTACCGTTGCAGGTCCCCATCCTTACCCTCAAATGGTTAGAGATTTTCAAGCGATTATTGGCGTTGAAGCTCGAGCTCAGCATATCGAAAAAACAGGCCGTTTGCCAGATGCCCTGGTAGCTTGTGTTGGAGGTGGATCCAATGCAATAGGGTTATTTTATCCCTTTTTGAATGATCAATCTGTCATGATTTATGGTATTGAAGCTGGGGGTAAGGGCATAGAAACCGGGGAGCATTCTGCTTCTCTGATCGCTGGAAAACCTGGTGTGTTGCATGGTAATAGAACCTATTTACTGTGCGATGAGTATGGACAGGTCAAAGACACGCATTCAGTATCGGCCGGTCTGGATTATCCGGGGGTTGGGCCAGAACATGCTTATTTAAAAGATACCGGACGCGTCATTTATAAAGCAATAAACGATTTGGAGGCGCTGGATGCGTTTCGTCTGTTAACTCATACGGAAGGAATTATTCCAGCATTAGAATCTAGCCACGCAGTAGCCTATGCCATACAATTGGCTAAAACCATGCCAAGGGAAAAGAGTATCATAGTCAATCTATCTGGGCGTGGTGACAAGGATATGCATACAGTAGCTGCTATTGACGGTATAACAATTTAATTTTGATAAATTATTCAGGTACAACATGAACCGAATTGATAAAACTCTGGAAAATTTAAAAGCCAATAGAAAAAAAATGCTAAGCCCTTATATTACTGCAGGCGATCCACATCCTGAGTTAACAGTAAGTTTGATGCATCAATTGGTTAAAGCAGGAGCAGATATATTGGAGCTGGGAATACCATTTTCTGACCCTATGGCAGAAGGCCCTGTAATACAAAGAGCAATGGAGAGAGCTTTAGCACATTCCATTCACTGTGATGATGTATTAAATATGGTTAGGCAATTTCGTAAAAATGATACCGAGACGCCTGTGATTGTTATGGGATATTTGAATCCTATAGAACAGTATGGCTATGATCTTTTTGCTCAACAGGCAGTAGAAGCTGGCGTCGATGGTACAATATTAGTCGATTTGCCTCCTGAGGAAGCGGATGGGGTATCACGAGTTTGGCAAAAACACGGCTTGTACAGTATTTATTTATGTTCGCCAACTACTTCAGATGAAAGAATGAATTTTATAAATCAGCATGCCAATGGTTATCTGTATTATGTTTCATTGAAGGGGGTGACTGGTTCTGATGCACTTAAGTTGCCTGAATTAAAAGCCCAATATCTACAACGAAAGGCACAATCAAAATTACCGCTCATGGTTGGATTTGGAATAAAAACACCGGAAATGGCAGCACAAGTTGCTGAATTTGCCGATGGGGTCATTGTTGGGGCAGCACTAATAAATGAAATCATTGATGCTTATGAGACGAAGAAAGATCCGCTGCAAGCAAGCGGGGCTCTATTGAGTTCTATGAGGCAAGCAATCGATAATATTGGAAGTATGGTATGACAGAACAAACTGAAAAAAGAGCTCATTTTATCAGACAACTCATTATAGATGATTTGGCAAGTGGAAAACATCAAGACATCGTTACCCGTTTCCCTCCTGAGCCCAATGGCTATCTCCATGTTGGACATGCCAAGTCTATTTGTCTTAATTTTGGTTTGGCAGAAGAGTTTAAGGGAAAATGTTTTTTACGTTTTGATGACACTAATCCAATTAAAGAAGAGGAAGAATATGTAAACGCAATCATTGATGATGTTCGTTGGCTGGGATTTGAGTGGTGTGATATGACGCATTCATCCGACTACTACCATGAGTTGTATGAGTTAGCTATTTATCTTATTAAGAAAGATATGGCTTATGTCGATAGCTTGAGTATGGAAGAAATTCGTGCTTTTCGCGGTACTTTACAAGAACCAGGGCGTGAAAGTCCATATAGAAACAGAACAATCGAAGAGAATCTGGATTTATTTGCACGGATGAAAGCAGGTGAGTTTCCTGATGGAACTCATGTTTTAAGAGCAAAAATAGATATGAAATCAGGTAATCTGAATATGCGTGATCCAGTTTTATATCGTATTCGACATGCCCGGCATCAACGTACTGGAGATGAATGGTGCATTTATCCTATGTATGATTATGCTCATCCTATTTCTGATGCCTTGGAAAAAATTACGCATTCATTATGTACTTTGGAGTTTCAGGATCATAGACCTTTATATGATTGGCTGGTTGATAATTTACCTTTGCCTGCAAAACCGGTTCAAACTGAATTTGCCAGATTAAATTTATCCCATACTGTTACGAGCAAGCGAAAGTTACGTGAATTGGTTGAAAAAAAGATAGTTTCAGGATGGGATGACCCGCGATTGCCCACTTTACGAGGTATGCGCAAAAGAGGGTACCCGCCTGCTGCAATTCGACAATTTTGTGAAATGATTGGCATATCAAGAAGTGATTCAGTCATTGACATGACATTACTTGAGGAATGTGTGCGCGCTGAATTTAATAAAACTGCGAAACGGGCACTCTGTGTTATGGATCCCTTAAAAATAGTTATTGTAAATTATCCTGAAAATAAAGTAGAACAGCTTCAAGCGGCTTTCTATCCTCAAAATCCTGAGTCAGCAAGCAGGAATTTGCCTTTTTCCCGTGAAATTTATATTGAAAAGTCTGATTTTATGGAAAATCCGCCTAATAAATATTTCCGATTATCTCCCGGAGCAGAAGTACGTTTACGTCATGCCTATGTTATAAAGTGCCAGGAAGTTATCCGTAATGACCAAGGCGAAATAACAGAATTGCATTGCACTTATGATGAAAATACTCTCGGCAAAAATCCGGAGGATCGCAAGGTGAAGGGTGTCATTCATTGGGTGTCTTCATCACATGCCTATCCTGTCACTATTTATCAATACGACAGGTTATTTACAGATCCCAATCCTGCACGGGAAGAGGATTATTTTCAGTTTCTGAATCATAACTCTTTACAAACCCTCCAGGGATTTTGTGAGCCGGCAATGGCCGAGCAGGCAGAGGGAGATGTGTTTCAATTTGAGCGTTTAGGATATTATTGCGTCAATTCAGTGGCTGAGGGCTGTGTTCAAGCCTTTCATCGGGTAGTAGATTTGAAGGACACTTGGGGTAAAGTGAGCTGAGGGGCAGATATGTTGCATTTATATAATTCTTTGACCAGAAAAAAAGAACCATTTGTTTCCTTAAGGCCCGGAAAGATAGGTATGTATGTTTGCGGAATTACTGTTTATGACCACTGCCACTTAGGGCATGCCCGTTCAATGGTTGCCTTTGATGTAATGGTTCGTTATCTGCGCTCACAAGGATTCGATGTAACTTATGTACGCAATATAACTGATATAGATGATAAAATCATTGCAAGAGCCTCGGAGAGAGATGTATCTATTGATGAATTGACCGCACAATATATTGATGCAATGAATAATGATACTCATGCATTAAATATTTTGCCACCTGACCATGAGCCAAGGGCAACCGGGCACATTGAAACAATCATTCGCTTGATTCAACGTTTGCTTGAAAAAGGTAACGCGTATGTCAGTGAGAATGGCGATGTGTGCTATGAAGTAAATACCTTCCCTGAATATGGGAAATTATCGCATAAGGATATTGAAGGCTTGGTTTCGGGTTCTCGCGTAGAGATTGTAAAAGAGAAACGTTCACCGCTTGATTTTGTGCTATGGAAAAAAGCAAAACCGGGTGAACCCAGTTGGCCTTCACCGTGGGGGGAAGGGCGGCCTGGATGGCACATTGAGTGTTCAGCTATGGCTATGCATGAATTAGGTGAACAATTTGATATTCATGGAGGTGGATTGGATTTGCAATTCCCACATCATGAAAATGAAATTGCTCAAAGTGAAGCGGCTACGGGTAAACCTTTTGCTAATTATTGGCTGCATGTCGGAATGTTGCAGGTTAATGGCGAAAAAATGGCAAAATCAATAGGGAACTTTTACACTATTGCTGATGTTTTAAAAGAGCATCATCCGGAAGTCATCCGCTATTTTCTATTAAGTAGTCATTATCGCAGTCCTTTGAATTATTCAGAAGAAAATTTGTTAAATGCCAAAAAAGCCCTTATCAGGCTTTATCAAGCGGTTAAAGATGTTCCGCCACAAACTACAGATAGCAAACTGGATGAGTATTGGCAAGAGCAATTTAATCAGGCAATGAATGATGATTTCAATACTCCTGTTGCATTATCGGTTCTTTTCCAATTGGCTCATGAGGTAAACAAAAGTAATTCACCTGCATTGGCCCATACCCTGAAAAACCTTGCTGGTATTCTTGGATTTTTACAAAAAGATCCCGAATCATTCCTGCAATCCGGCTTGGCAGAGGAAGAAAAATTGGTTATAGAACAACTCATTGCAGAGCGTCTTAAGGCACGAGCAGAACGCAATTGGACAAAGGCAGATCAGATTAGAGCTGATTTATTGAGCAAAGGCATAGAGCTGGAAGATGGTGCAACAGGAACAACATGGCGGAGGATTGCTGAATAATTGTTCCTTCTATGCGCTTCTCTTGAAGCAGAATGGACTTCTATCTCATACTTAATATAGACTGCAATTACCTTTTCAGAAATTTTAAAACAGGTATATTGGCTACATTAATTGCTATTTATTGACTGGATTGTTCATTAAGATAAATTCGAAATTACATTTGAATTCGTAATGAATATAAAAACATATCTAAAAAAAAATGATTTAACCTTACGATTTGTTGGATGGTTCTTTTTAATAAACTCATTCATATTTTGGCTTGTTGGCTTGGGGTATTTAAAGTCCATTTTATTAAATGCCTCCCTGTTTAAAAATTATATCGCCGATTATTCAAGTCTATCAGGAAAAATTCTCATTCTGGTTTTCTCAGTTTTAAATTATTTTACTTATATGATGTTTTTAGCTTTTCTCCCTGCAATACCAATCATAATAATGGCATTTTTTTTACCTTATAAACGAATAATTTGGATTATCAGTGTTGTTGCAGCTACCACAAGTCTTATTTTTTTATTTGTTGATAGTCAAGTTTTTTCAATGTTTAAGTTTCATCTTAATAAAACAATATTATCGTTTGTTTTTAATTCAGATTGGAGTGTCATTTTCACTTTTTCCAGATATGAACTGATTTTGTCTTTTTTTATGATTGCCTTTATACTCTTTCTGGAGTCTATTGTTGCCTGGTTGGTATGGAAAAAAATAGTTTTAAAAGAACGTTTGAAAATTGGTAAAACCATTTCATTATTTTGGCTCGGTGGGGCATTAATAAGTTATTTTATATTGCTCTTATCGATAGCTCAAAATAATAATTTATTTGCTCAGCAAATACCTAATTTGCCCCTTTATAATCAACTCATTGCTTATACTATCCCTGATAAAAACGCGGATGATATATTACGCCGCTACAGTGAGCACCATTTTACACAGCCTCTTTTCCCCAATTATCCATTGCATTATCCCTTACATCCCATGCAATGTAAGATGCCTGAAAAACCTTATAACATTATCCTTATAATGGTAGATTCACTTCGCTATGATTCCCTAAAGGCAAAATATATGCCGAATACGGCACAATTTGCAAAAAGAAGTTGGCAATTTTCTCAGCATATGAGTGCTGGAAATGCCACACAACCAGGATTGTTTTCTTTATTTTATTCGATTCCCAGTAATTACTCGACGGCAGTCCTGGAGCAAAAAAAATCACCAGTTTTAGTTGATATATTATTACAACATGGTTATCAGACAAAAATTATTTGGTCTGGCTCTATGGCTCCACTACCATTAGATCAGACTATTTATAAAAAAATTGCCAATCTCAATACCAATGGAGCGCCAATAGATGATACCGGAGACAAGGACAGATATTCCACCAGAGAAGCTATCCAATTTTTAACAGATCCTAAAATAAATAACCCATTCTTTCTTCATATTTTTTACAATGCGCCACATGACTATTGTAGATATCAAAGTTTTCCGCAGTTATACAAACCTGCAATAGAAGAATGTGTACGAATTGGAATGACAAATCATGTTGATCCAGTGCCTTACTACAATCGTTATTTGAATGCAGTCACATTTATTGACCAGGAAATTTCGAAAGTATTAGGGGTTATCGAAAAAAAAGGTTATTTAAAAAACAGCATCATTATAATTACCTCTGATCATGGCCAAGAATTTAATGATAATCGTCAAAATTATTGGGGACATACCAGTAATTTTACCCCTATTCAACTACACGTTCCCTTGATCATTCATTGGCCAGGGGAGTTAGCTCGTCGTTTTAATTATCTCACCAGCAGCTATGATATTGTCCCTACAATATTACAGCGTTTATTTGCTTGCAAAAATCCTGTTTCTGACTACAGCATCGGGTATAACTTGCTAATTGAGGGCAATCGAGCCCCATTCCTATTGGTAGGAAGTTATATTAATATGGGAATTTTTGAAGCAGATCGCGCTACAGCATTAGAAACCTCCGGAAGAATTACAATTACTGGTATGAAGGCAGAGCCTCTTGACGATGCGGTACCCAGAATGGATGTTATTACCCAGGCATTGGATTTGATGCGCAAGTATTATGGGAAATAAAAGATTGTCTTTAAAAATAAATTAGCAATTAACCTTTTTATTCTCAATTTAGGCCATACAGCGGATATCTTTAAATTTCTAGGCAAAAATATGGCTATAATTATATATAATTTGCTTGGGAATTAAGTAATGGCAAACCAAACACGTGAAAATTTAATTAATAAGGCAAAGAACGGGTCCGAATCTATCGCGTTAATTTATTCTCCCATAGAACTTCATGAATATATTGTTGAAATTATTTCTAAAGATTCAGATCAATTTATTCATAAAGGAAAGGAAATATGTCATTTTAATTCGATTGATGAAGCAATGTCTCGTGCTACAGAATTAGGAGCAAAAGAATTTTTTCTTTGTGCAGATAATACGTATGATGAATGTGGTTCTTTTAATTCTGTGCAACATTTTGATTATATACCGATTTATTCCAAATTTAAGCGCACTTGAGATAGTTACGATTTCCTGGAATTGATATCAATAATGATGTTAATTTATAATTCGGATGTTGAATAATGTGCTTCTAATATTATTTGAGGTCAAGGATTTTACCAATATCATCTAACTTTAGTTTTTGTGTTGAGAAAATAATTAGTTTTGAGAGGTTACTCTTAAAATTTCAGCAAGTGACGTATCTCCACATAATACTCTTTTAAAACCATCTTCTCGTATACTTGGTGTGGATGGCCGCAAATAATTTTCCATGGTTTGAA
Above is a genomic segment from Legionella pneumophila subsp. pascullei containing:
- the truA gene encoding tRNA pseudouridine(38-40) synthase TruA; protein product: MRIALVVEYDGSQYHGWQAQTGLHTIQQAVEFALSKVADSSISVICAGRTDTGVHATNQVIHFDCEKERSIRAWIHGANTFLPKDICVKWGKEMPENFHARYSAISRRYRYVIYNGAIRPGLLRSNVTWQYRQLDHRLMHQGGQYLLGENDFTSFRSIECQSNTPMRNIHQLQVTRHGDLVVLDITANAFLHHMVRNIVGVLIAVGSGKHPVSWVKDVLNAKDRKLGAETAPSYGLYLVQVSYPKEFGLLQNSPGPLFLWEK
- a CDS encoding DUF3413 domain-containing protein gives rise to the protein MNIKTYLKKNDLTLRFVGWFFLINSFIFWLVGLGYLKSILLNASLFKNYIADYSSLSGKILILVFSVLNYFTYMMFLAFLPAIPIIIMAFFLPYKRIIWIISVVAATTSLIFLFVDSQVFSMFKFHLNKTILSFVFNSDWSVIFTFSRYELILSFFMIAFILFLESIVAWLVWKKIVLKERLKIGKTISLFWLGGALISYFILLLSIAQNNNLFAQQIPNLPLYNQLIAYTIPDKNADDILRRYSEHHFTQPLFPNYPLHYPLHPMQCKMPEKPYNIILIMVDSLRYDSLKAKYMPNTAQFAKRSWQFSQHMSAGNATQPGLFSLFYSIPSNYSTAVLEQKKSPVLVDILLQHGYQTKIIWSGSMAPLPLDQTIYKKIANLNTNGAPIDDTGDKDRYSTREAIQFLTDPKINNPFFLHIFYNAPHDYCRYQSFPQLYKPAIEECVRIGMTNHVDPVPYYNRYLNAVTFIDQEISKVLGVIEKKGYLKNSIIIITSDHGQEFNDNRQNYWGHTSNFTPIQLHVPLIIHWPGELARRFNYLTSSYDIVPTILQRLFACKNPVSDYSIGYNLLIEGNRAPFLLVGSYINMGIFEADRATALETSGRITITGMKAEPLDDAVPRMDVITQALDLMRKYYGK
- the trpA gene encoding tryptophan synthase subunit alpha, producing the protein MNRIDKTLENLKANRKKMLSPYITAGDPHPELTVSLMHQLVKAGADILELGIPFSDPMAEGPVIQRAMERALAHSIHCDDVLNMVRQFRKNDTETPVIVMGYLNPIEQYGYDLFAQQAVEAGVDGTILVDLPPEEADGVSRVWQKHGLYSIYLCSPTTSDERMNFINQHANGYLYYVSLKGVTGSDALKLPELKAQYLQRKAQSKLPLMVGFGIKTPEMAAQVAEFADGVIVGAALINEIIDAYETKKDPLQASGALLSSMRQAIDNIGSMV
- the trpB gene encoding tryptophan synthase subunit beta gives rise to the protein MSKKELPDEFGHFGPYGGMFVADTLVHALKQLEHAYNKYRNDPDFLAELHTELKDYVGRPNPLYHAVHLSKKIGGAQIYLKREDLNHTGAHKINNTIGQALLAKRMGKTRVIAETGAGQHGVATATVAAKFGFQCVVYMGSEDIKRQSSNVYRMKLLGAEVVPVTSGSKTLKDALNEALRDWVSHVDDTFYIIGTVAGPHPYPQMVRDFQAIIGVEARAQHIEKTGRLPDALVACVGGGSNAIGLFYPFLNDQSVMIYGIEAGGKGIETGEHSASLIAGKPGVLHGNRTYLLCDEYGQVKDTHSVSAGLDYPGVGPEHAYLKDTGRVIYKAINDLEALDAFRLLTHTEGIIPALESSHAVAYAIQLAKTMPREKSIIVNLSGRGDKDMHTVAAIDGITI
- a CDS encoding DUF6482 family protein — translated: MANQTRENLINKAKNGSESIALIYSPIELHEYIVEIISKDSDQFIHKGKEICHFNSIDEAMSRATELGAKEFFLCADNTYDECGSFNSVQHFDYIPIYSKFKRT
- a CDS encoding glutamine--tRNA ligase/YqeY domain fusion protein; translation: MTEQTEKRAHFIRQLIIDDLASGKHQDIVTRFPPEPNGYLHVGHAKSICLNFGLAEEFKGKCFLRFDDTNPIKEEEEYVNAIIDDVRWLGFEWCDMTHSSDYYHELYELAIYLIKKDMAYVDSLSMEEIRAFRGTLQEPGRESPYRNRTIEENLDLFARMKAGEFPDGTHVLRAKIDMKSGNLNMRDPVLYRIRHARHQRTGDEWCIYPMYDYAHPISDALEKITHSLCTLEFQDHRPLYDWLVDNLPLPAKPVQTEFARLNLSHTVTSKRKLRELVEKKIVSGWDDPRLPTLRGMRKRGYPPAAIRQFCEMIGISRSDSVIDMTLLEECVRAEFNKTAKRALCVMDPLKIVIVNYPENKVEQLQAAFYPQNPESASRNLPFSREIYIEKSDFMENPPNKYFRLSPGAEVRLRHAYVIKCQEVIRNDQGEITELHCTYDENTLGKNPEDRKVKGVIHWVSSSHAYPVTIYQYDRLFTDPNPAREEDYFQFLNHNSLQTLQGFCEPAMAEQAEGDVFQFERLGYYCVNSVAEGCVQAFHRVVDLKDTWGKVS
- the cysS gene encoding cysteine--tRNA ligase, whose amino-acid sequence is MLHLYNSLTRKKEPFVSLRPGKIGMYVCGITVYDHCHLGHARSMVAFDVMVRYLRSQGFDVTYVRNITDIDDKIIARASERDVSIDELTAQYIDAMNNDTHALNILPPDHEPRATGHIETIIRLIQRLLEKGNAYVSENGDVCYEVNTFPEYGKLSHKDIEGLVSGSRVEIVKEKRSPLDFVLWKKAKPGEPSWPSPWGEGRPGWHIECSAMAMHELGEQFDIHGGGLDLQFPHHENEIAQSEAATGKPFANYWLHVGMLQVNGEKMAKSIGNFYTIADVLKEHHPEVIRYFLLSSHYRSPLNYSEENLLNAKKALIRLYQAVKDVPPQTTDSKLDEYWQEQFNQAMNDDFNTPVALSVLFQLAHEVNKSNSPALAHTLKNLAGILGFLQKDPESFLQSGLAEEEKLVIEQLIAERLKARAERNWTKADQIRADLLSKGIELEDGATGTTWRRIAE
- a CDS encoding phosphoribosylanthranilate isomerase; amino-acid sequence: MNSSRIRIKMCGMTRSEDIEYAIDLGVDAIGLIFYPKSPRNISLEKARIIVNNIPPFVDIVAVLVNPEQSFIQQIINEIPVQLLQFHGEESSEFCRQFNKPYIKTIHPKTTMQIHNAVDEFFDASAVLLDTPSDKERGGTGVTFDWNIIPENLSKPYILAGGLNESNILEAITTCHPYAVDVCSSIEALPGVKDHLKMSRFIKAIWG